GCAATTTCCCAATCAATTTACCAACCTCGCTGTGTCTGGCAATTCCGGCGGGGCCGCCTGTGCTCGTCGGCGGGCCCGATTCATTCGACATTCTTGCGGCAGCTACCAGGGCAATTCGAACCAAGTGGTTTTCCGACGCTCTGCATAAGGGGCTGAAACCTGGACCGCGTCTCTCCAAGGCGATTTGTTTCTTTACGGGTCACCCAGTCGACGTGATGACGGGCGAGGTCACGAGCGACGCTATCGATTTCGAGCTACCGGGGCCCATCCCGATAAAATTCGAGCGAAACTATTGGAGTAGAAGTCAGCGCGACGGTGCCCTGGGGCCGGGATGGAGCCATCCACTCGATGCGTCCGTCGATGAGCGGGGCGAGGATGTGGTGGTCATTCTTCCTGATGGGCGTGAGCGGGTACACTCGCCACTGGCCGTAGGGGTGTCAATCTGGGACAACATCGATCGATACTCGCTCGAACGAAAAGAAAACGGGTACCGCCTGAGAACATGGGACGGCTTGAGCTACCATTTCGCACGCGTGCCTGAAGTCCGAACGGCATGCTCGCTCGTAAACATCACGGATCGTTGCGACAATCAAATTGCATTGCGATATCAGAATGGGCGCCTAGCCATGATAATCGACAGTGTTGGGCGTGAGCTTCGTTGTTCGAGTACACCCGACGGCAAACTCGCCGGGGTGCATTTCGATGCCATGAAAATCGACCTCGTGCGATTCACTTATGACGACGAAGGACGCCTTTCCGCAGCGCTCGATCCGCTGGGCAATGCGCTGCGGTATCGGTACCGAGGCGGTGTGCTCGTTCAAGAGACGAACCGAAACGGACTGAGTTTTTACTTTGAATACGACTGGACTCATCCCGAAGGATGGTGCATTCGCACATGGGGGGACGGCGGAATTTACGACCGGAGGATCACGTACGACAAACTACGCCACGTGACGCTCGTGGATGATTCGCGTGGAGGCCGAACGCATTACTTTGGAAATGCGGCGGGGCTTGTGGATAGAATCATCGATCCGACAGGTCGGGAGACGAAGTACGAGTGGGACGAGTGCTATCGGAAAACAGCGGAGGTGGATGGCGCTGGAGGGCGAATCGAATGGAATTACGACGTGCGCGGCAATGTGATTTTGCAGCGCGATGCCGTGGGGGCAACGACGCGCTGGACCTATAATGACTCAAGCGATCCGACAGAGTTCGTCGATGCGTTGGGAAATGTCTGGCGTTACGAATACGATCGCCGTGGCAAACTGCGTATTGCCACGGATCCGCTGGGTAACGCGTATCGATACGAGTTCGATCGAATCGGCCGGCTTCTGTCCTGTCGTGATCCCAGGGGTTTCGCGTTCTCGCTCACATACGACAGCTTTTCCGAGACCAGAGTCCACGATTGGGAGGGCAATACAACCGATTACCGCTACGACGCATTGGGCAGGCTTATCTCTTTGGTCGATCCCCTGGCACACGCACGGAGCTGGAATGGGACACGCGAAGCCTGCTCCTTGCGTTTGAGCACGCCCACGGCAGGTTGGAAATGCGGTATGATGCCGAAGGAAATGTCGTTGAAGTCACGGACGGAATGGGTTACACGACGCAAGTTTCATATTGTGGGTTAAACAGGCGAAGTGCCATCATTGATGCCCTCGGAGGTGTTGTCACGTATGCTTACGACACCGAAGAGCACCTTGTTGGCATTGTCAATGAGCGCGGCGAAGAGTATCGGTTCGATCTTGATCCTGCCGGTCGAACTCTTCGTGAATGGCGGTTCGATGGGGCGAAGGTCGTGTTTCACCACGACGTTGCCGGAAGATGCTGCGAGAAGGTGAACGGGGCACGGCAACGGACGAGATTCGTTCGCGACGCTGCTGGACGCGTGATCGAGCATATTCATCAAGGTGGTGAGCGTTCTGGCTATGAATATGACCTTGCAGGTCGGCTCGTTCGCGCATGGAATAGCGAATGCGAGGTGAGGATCGAGCGTGATCCGATTGGTCGCATTGTGCGTGAGTCGATTGGTAACTATGCGGTGGATAACGTTTACGATGCCGTAGGTAACCGCTTGTGCATGCGGCTAGACTCAAACATTCAATTCAAGTTCGATTATAGTGGAAACGGGAATCTGAAACGATTGACCACGGGTGAGGAAGCGCGCTACACCGTACCCTTCACGCGTGATGCCACCGGTAATGAAATCGTGCGAAATTTACCCGGCGCGATTCGCATTCGTTGGGAACGAGGCAGCGCTGGTCGTCCTCGAAAAATGGACGTCACTGCAAATGACAAGACGGTCGATTCCGTTGAGTACGAATGGTCGAACAACGGCAAAATTGCCTCGATGACGGATCCGCGCACGGGGACGAAGCGCTACGAATACGACGCCCGTGAATTCTTGACCAAGGCCATTCACGCGGACGGTGCGAGCGAACTTCGAGTTCCGGATTTGGCGGGAAACTTATACCGCACTGAGGATCGGAGTGATCGACATTACACCGTCGGCGGCGTGATCGTTCGTGACAACGACACACGTTATTTTCACGACGGTGATGGGCGACTCGTCGAGAAGGTACTCCCCAGCGGCGACAAGTGGCAATACACATGGGACGACGTGGGGCAGCTCCGGTCAGTGCTTCGTCCGGATGGCGAAAAGGTCGAGTTTTCGTACGATCCGCTGGGCCGTCGTATATCCAAACGCCATGGAAAACGGACCACAACGTACATCTGGAGTGAGGAAGAACTGGTCGGCGAGGTCGGAAGCGACGGAAGCTATACCGCATGGGCACTTGAGCAGAATGCATTCGAGCCGCTGGCCAAGCTCGAGGACGGCGCATTCTACGGGATTGTCAGCGATCATCTAGGCACGCCAAAGGCCTTGTTCGACGCTGCTGGGCGGGCTGCATGGCGAGCCGAACTAGATATCTTCGGGCGGGCAACCATCGAGCATGCTGACACCGTTTGTCCGTGGCGGTGGCCGGGCATGTATCACGATGAAGAGATCGGTCTTCATTACAACCGATTTCGTTACTATGATCCCGAGCTGGGGAGGTACATCAGCCCGGATCCATTCGGCTGCTCGGTGGTTTCAATCTATATTCCCATGTCATCGATCCATTGCTCTGGGTGGATCCGTTCGGCCTGGTGGCCTGTGACAAGGTTACAAGAAGGACGCGCCCCCTCACGTCGGACGAGCTCAACCACGCATTCGACCGTCATGCGGCACAGGTATTCGGACGCGAGGTTGGTCGTGCCAACGACTTCGATCGCTTCGCCGCCCTCGTGGATCGTGCGAGGAAAAGCAAGCAAACATTCTTTTGGCGAACAGGCAATGACAATACACTCGCACATCTGGCGCGAATCAATGGAAACTACATTGCTGTACAATTTTTCCGCGAAGGCGATAATATTGGTAAACTGGCGACGGTTTTCGTGCCAAACAGAAGCCAGCTCCAAAGAATCTTTCAAGTCATGAGCAAGGACGGCCCCTGAGGTGACCAATGCGCGATGAGTGGCTGCGTATGAGCATTTGGATTCCACCTGAATTGCAGGAGTCACCGCTTCGCACGGTGGCAGACCATTACGTTGCTCGGGGCTGGACCGTTTGCGACGTAACGGCTTGCGACGTGGCGTTGAAAAACCTTTCCGTCGAATCGATGCTCGATTTGCCAGTTGAACAGCGCGTTCATTGCGGGCGTCAATTGCCCAGTGACAAGTGGATTGTCAAAGTGGAGCTCGACAAGGGCGGGCTCAGGCCCAACAACCGCACGGCGGAATTTGCGTATAGTTCGGTGCCTGCGCCATGGCTCGACCATCCGGTCGAGATAGCGATCCCGGTTACCGAACACCGTCCGGATCGACCATTGGCAAGGGCGAACCACACGAAATGAAAGGGGTGCTGGACGAGCTTTCCTCATTGAGCGAAGCGGTGCTCGCTTCCTGGGCCGTAGTGTCTCCACTGGGACGTGGGCCGAGCCTTCCTGAACTATTTGGGCGAGAGCGCCCCTCGTATGTGGATCTATCGACGATATTCCTTTCCGATTTGGAATTCGATGCGCATGCGATTAGCCTCATTCCCGAGTACGCACACAAGGAACATTGGGCATCGGGATGGCTGGTTTCCATCGCACCATATTGGGGCCCGTCGGTATCCGGTATACCTGCGACCGAATTCGAGGGCATCATGTGGCGATTGCTGTCCGGTTGGGCGCATCGACAGCGATACAGCTGATATTGCGCCAGCGTTTTTACGGCCGGCGTGCTTTTCGCAGCGCCACCTCGAGCCGCTCCGCAAGCTTTGCATCCCTCGCCGCTTTTTTCGTCCACACTCGCACGATCGGCATGAGCGCTTCATGCTGCATCTCAAGCGTATCAAGCGTTGTTTTGCGCGACCACGCTTCGAGTCCCACGAGGATACACGCGTATTCGTCCATTACAATCGGCCCACGGAAGGTTTCTCGGGTGACGTATGCCACATCATATCGTTCGCGGAGCATCTGCTCTCCCGCGCCTTCTTCTTCAATGGCACATTTCCACCGATGATTGTTCCATTTCCAATCCTCTTCTCGCAATCCGTGCGACGCTGAATGGTAGACCGCTCGCTTTTTCTTTTGTCCATTTCAGCGGCGATCGTTTGCAACGTGCTCGATGGTCAA
This window of the Polyangiaceae bacterium genome carries:
- a CDS encoding RHS repeat protein — encoded protein: MRYDAEGNVVEVTDGMGYTTQVSYCGLNRRSAIIDALGGVVTYAYDTEEHLVGIVNERGEEYRFDLDPAGRTLREWRFDGAKVVFHHDVAGRCCEKVNGARQRTRFVRDAAGRVIEHIHQGGERSGYEYDLAGRLVRAWNSECEVRIERDPIGRIVRESIGNYAVDNVYDAVGNRLCMRLDSNIQFKFDYSGNGNLKRLTTGEEARYTVPFTRDATGNEIVRNLPGAIRIRWERGSAGRPRKMDVTANDKTVDSVEYEWSNNGKIASMTDPRTGTKRYEYDAREFLTKAIHADGASELRVPDLAGNLYRTEDRSDRHYTVGGVIVRDNDTRYFHDGDGRLVEKVLPSGDKWQYTWDDVGQLRSVLRPDGEKVEFSYDPLGRRISKRHGKRTTTYIWSEEELVGEVGSDGSYTAWALEQNAFEPLAKLEDGAFYGIVSDHLGTPKALFDAAGRAAWRAELDIFGRATIEHADTVCPWRWPGMYHDEEIGLHYNRFRYYDPELGRYISPDPFGCSVVSIYIPMSSIHCSGWIRSAWWPVTRLQEGRAPSRRTSSTTHSTVMRHRYSDARLVVPTTSIASPPSWIVRGKASKHSFGEQAMTIHSHIWRESMETTLLYNFSAKAIILVNWRRFSCQTEASSKESFKS